A genome region from Corallococcus soli includes the following:
- the glyQ gene encoding glycine--tRNA ligase subunit alpha, giving the protein MYFQDLILTLQKHWADQGCIVTQSYDLEVGAGTMAPYTFLHALGPEPWNVAYVQPTRRPADGRFGENPNRLFQHHQFQVILKPAPKNVQELYLESLRKIGMDPLEHDIRFVEDDWESPTLGAWGLGWEVWCDGMEVTQFTYFQQCGGFDCRPVAAELTYGLERLAMYLQNVENVFDIEWVKGVKYREVFHANEVEMSKYALHESDPQMLFSLFDAYEKECKRLIERHLPLPAYDYALKCSHAFNLLDARGAISVTERANFIKRVRDNARLCAEGYLQMRERLGFPLTKTPWTVGEQPPVLEGKPASDYWKTVTLNKPVEKKEKSEVSRGA; this is encoded by the coding sequence ATGTACTTCCAGGACCTCATCCTCACGCTCCAGAAGCACTGGGCCGACCAGGGATGCATCGTCACCCAGTCGTACGACCTCGAGGTCGGCGCGGGCACGATGGCCCCCTACACGTTCCTCCACGCGCTCGGGCCCGAGCCGTGGAACGTCGCCTACGTGCAGCCCACGCGGCGCCCGGCCGACGGCCGCTTCGGTGAGAACCCGAACCGCCTGTTCCAGCACCACCAGTTCCAGGTCATCCTCAAACCCGCGCCCAAGAACGTCCAGGAGCTGTACCTGGAGTCCCTGCGGAAGATCGGCATGGATCCGCTGGAGCACGACATCCGCTTCGTGGAGGACGACTGGGAGTCGCCCACGCTGGGCGCCTGGGGCCTGGGCTGGGAGGTGTGGTGTGACGGCATGGAGGTCACCCAGTTCACCTACTTCCAGCAGTGCGGCGGCTTCGACTGCCGCCCCGTGGCCGCGGAGCTGACGTATGGGCTGGAGCGCCTGGCCATGTACCTGCAGAACGTGGAGAACGTCTTCGACATCGAGTGGGTCAAGGGCGTGAAGTACCGCGAGGTGTTCCACGCGAACGAAGTGGAGATGAGCAAGTACGCCCTCCACGAGTCGGATCCGCAGATGCTCTTCTCGCTGTTCGACGCGTACGAGAAGGAGTGCAAGCGCCTCATCGAGCGCCACCTGCCGCTGCCCGCGTACGACTACGCGCTCAAGTGCAGCCACGCGTTCAACCTGCTGGACGCCCGGGGCGCCATCTCCGTCACGGAGCGCGCCAACTTCATCAAGCGCGTGCGCGACAACGCCCGCCTGTGCGCGGAGGGCTACCTGCAGATGCGCGAGCGGCTGGGCTTCCCGCTGACGAAGACGCCGTGGACCGTGGGCGAGCAGCCGCCGGTGCTGGAGGGCAAGCCCGCCAGCGACTACTGGAAGACGGTGACGCTCAACAAGCCCGTGGAGAAGAAGGAGAAGTCGGAGGTGTCCCGTGGCGCGTGA
- a CDS encoding ATPase, T2SS/T4P/T4SS family has protein sequence MFLITLAEKGGGTEQREYPKNEVTIGRLAGNDIVLAKGNVSKYHSRIVEKDGRFIIVDMKSTNGTFVNGKKIAGPMVLKPTDQVSIGDYILNVEALEDAPQDDAQGEEAYDEEQGEEPYEEEEAYEEEEPYEEEAPAPAAPSRMPASMAAAMAKNKKKVDPRLERYSRLQKEIHDRLIEYLDLRRMDMDRLGDEELWRRTEKAIRDIIDQMEADGELPTDVDREELLTDVINEALGLGPLEAFLASEEISEIMVNHANQIYIERRGKLTLSEKTFSSNQAVLGVIERIVAPIGRRIDESSPLVDARLKDGSRVNAIIPPLALKGPCITIRKFKKDALKIQDLIKYKTVTAQMAEFLEMCVTARRNIVISGGTGSGKTTTLNIISSFIPEGERIITVEDAAELQLPQDHWVQLESRPPNLEGKGAITIRELVKNCLRMRPDRIVVGECRSGETLDMLQAMNTGHDGSLTTLHANTPRDAIARLETMVLMSGMELPVKAIREQIASAVHLIVQQTRFSDGSRKICYITEVSGMEVDIVTLQDIFYYKQDGFTEDHKVRGRYVASGFVPKFYDELQRKGLPVNMSIFRED, from the coding sequence ATGTTTCTCATCACCCTGGCGGAGAAGGGCGGCGGGACGGAGCAGCGGGAATACCCCAAGAACGAGGTCACCATTGGCCGGCTCGCCGGCAATGACATCGTTCTGGCGAAGGGGAATGTCTCCAAGTACCACTCCCGCATCGTCGAGAAGGACGGTCGCTTCATCATCGTGGACATGAAGTCCACGAATGGCACCTTCGTGAACGGCAAGAAGATTGCCGGGCCCATGGTGCTGAAGCCCACGGACCAGGTCTCCATTGGAGACTACATCCTCAACGTCGAAGCGCTGGAGGACGCGCCTCAGGACGACGCGCAGGGCGAAGAGGCCTACGACGAGGAGCAGGGCGAGGAGCCCTACGAGGAGGAAGAGGCCTACGAGGAGGAGGAGCCCTACGAGGAGGAGGCTCCGGCCCCCGCCGCGCCCAGCCGCATGCCCGCGTCCATGGCCGCGGCCATGGCGAAGAACAAGAAGAAGGTGGACCCCCGGCTGGAGCGCTACTCGCGCCTCCAGAAGGAGATCCACGACCGGCTCATCGAGTACCTGGACCTGCGTCGCATGGACATGGACCGGCTCGGGGACGAGGAGCTGTGGCGCCGCACCGAGAAGGCCATCCGCGACATCATCGACCAGATGGAAGCGGACGGAGAGCTTCCCACGGACGTGGACCGCGAGGAGCTGCTCACCGACGTCATCAACGAGGCGCTGGGCCTGGGGCCCCTCGAAGCGTTCCTCGCGTCGGAGGAGATCAGCGAGATCATGGTGAACCACGCCAACCAGATCTACATCGAGCGGCGGGGCAAGCTGACGCTGTCGGAGAAGACCTTCTCCTCCAACCAGGCGGTGCTCGGCGTCATCGAGCGCATCGTGGCGCCCATTGGCCGGCGCATCGACGAGTCCAGCCCGCTGGTGGACGCGCGCTTGAAGGACGGCAGCCGCGTCAACGCCATCATCCCGCCGCTGGCCCTCAAGGGCCCCTGCATCACCATCCGCAAGTTCAAGAAGGACGCGCTGAAGATCCAGGATCTCATCAAGTACAAGACCGTCACCGCGCAGATGGCGGAGTTCCTGGAGATGTGCGTGACGGCGCGTCGCAACATCGTCATCTCCGGCGGCACCGGCTCCGGCAAGACGACGACGCTGAACATCATCAGCTCCTTCATCCCGGAGGGCGAGCGCATCATCACGGTGGAGGACGCCGCGGAGCTGCAGCTTCCGCAGGACCACTGGGTGCAGTTGGAGAGCCGCCCGCCCAACCTGGAAGGCAAGGGCGCCATCACCATCCGCGAGCTGGTGAAGAACTGCCTGCGCATGCGGCCCGACCGCATCGTCGTGGGCGAGTGCCGCTCCGGCGAGACGCTGGACATGCTCCAGGCGATGAACACCGGCCACGACGGTTCGCTCACCACGCTGCACGCGAACACGCCGCGTGACGCCATCGCGCGGCTGGAGACGATGGTGCTCATGTCCGGCATGGAGCTGCCGGTGAAGGCCATCCGCGAGCAGATTGCCAGCGCCGTGCACCTCATCGTGCAGCAGACGCGCTTCTCCGACGGCTCTCGCAAGATTTGCTACATCACGGAGGTGTCCGGCATGGAGGTCGACATCGTGACCCTGCAGGACATCTTCTATTACAAGCAGGATGGCTTCACCGAAGACCACAAGGTGCGCGGGCGCTACGTGGCTTCGGGCTTCGTGCCGAAGTTCTATGACGAACTTCAGCGCAAGGGCCTTCCGGTGAACATGAGCATCTTCCGCGAGGACTGA
- a CDS encoding FHA domain-containing protein translates to MIDQNSHPARKVGIADHLWETYEEMAQQMGSDRDALINQALFMFARLNGFIEVRAKAEPAIAAVPSPTPAPRPVAPPPAAAASKGAPPVLAPARAEPARASARPVEDRPSSNGLDNDPVRREVAERVLETAAELERLIKGKNEPPPPSADDMIEDEEEPLPEQEDPPLEDELEDEPAEEAEEEPAEEADEEEGASLYLVTESGEQEKIIKDRYVIGRGKHCDFVINSGKVSREHAVIARDGGDFYIEDLGSSNGTWFNKQRIKRRKVEDGDEYFICSEKIRLVIH, encoded by the coding sequence ATGATCGATCAGAACTCCCATCCCGCACGCAAGGTCGGCATCGCCGATCACCTGTGGGAGACGTACGAAGAGATGGCCCAGCAGATGGGGTCGGATCGCGACGCGCTGATCAACCAGGCGCTCTTCATGTTCGCGCGCCTCAACGGCTTCATCGAGGTGAGGGCGAAGGCGGAGCCGGCCATCGCCGCCGTGCCGTCGCCTACGCCCGCGCCACGTCCGGTCGCTCCGCCTCCCGCGGCGGCCGCGTCCAAGGGGGCGCCGCCGGTGCTCGCGCCCGCGCGGGCCGAACCCGCCCGCGCCTCCGCGCGCCCCGTGGAGGACCGCCCGTCCTCGAACGGCCTGGACAACGATCCGGTGCGCCGCGAGGTGGCCGAGCGCGTCCTGGAGACGGCCGCCGAGCTGGAGCGGCTCATCAAGGGCAAGAACGAGCCGCCCCCGCCCTCCGCCGACGACATGATCGAGGACGAGGAGGAGCCCCTGCCCGAGCAGGAGGATCCGCCGCTCGAGGACGAGCTGGAGGACGAGCCCGCGGAGGAGGCAGAGGAAGAGCCCGCGGAGGAGGCCGACGAGGAGGAGGGCGCGTCGCTCTACCTGGTCACCGAGTCCGGTGAGCAGGAGAAGATCATCAAGGACCGCTACGTCATCGGTCGCGGCAAGCACTGCGACTTCGTCATCAACTCCGGCAAGGTGTCGCGCGAGCACGCCGTCATCGCCCGCGACGGCGGCGACTTCTACATCGAAGACCTCGGCTCCTCGAACGGGACCTGGTTCAACAAGCAGCGCATCAAGCGCCGCAAGGTCGAGGACGGGGACGAGTACTTCATCTGCAGCGAGAAGATCCGCCTGGTCATCCACTGA
- a CDS encoding protein kinase domain-containing protein codes for MAELFLAFTSGPGGFRKFVAVKQILPDIKKDDQFVKMFLDEARITAAFSHANIGQVFDLGEEDGELYLAMEFLPGQNLEQVVKMAAKRDYALPLGFSARVVRDTCLGLHYAHHFMDPSGRPVAVVHRDVSPKNVMITYDGVVKVIDFGIAKARGKLGRTQVGTVKGTSGYMSPEQVRDKGLDGRSDQFSTGVMLHELLVGQRLFNAPGEAAVMMQIVDGEIPVPRSLNAAIPEALEAVVLKSLSRDAAQRFGTCREMARAIEASLGTELYDEDQMTAVMGELFEEKRQKTRTLLELASRAEDARVSEAAGALQSEEGSDTAAAAATAQVKSPRAEASSQELAPSFRPTPVRRTSAEPTTPPRAGATPRPSAEAAEARPPRSDTPPMTPRAQRPADAAAVARPVRPPTDAARANRPRPVARPEAAEARAAPSDDALLDPPSDLQTQRFRARPARSGAGPGRSSRSGEDASESAPAREGSGWLGKVVLLLILGGVGYLATLEPVRRLFMPAFESAKLWVKAELDPPPPADPAKDGTWPPKPSGPPPGFVQKTEPEKAPEPAPTPEPVVAEAPPAEESKKPVGKGARKPKGSPAAETPTTVAAKTPAAPVKPKAEPSERPPEPVTTVTQEPEVAEVLDTSTAKGAAKAGLGWLTLYTVPRNAAVFDGSTQLGTSPLIKVATPVGTYRLRVVDPQDPGGTSKLLSVPIRPGEVTKLQIRLADLPPYTE; via the coding sequence ATGGCGGAGCTGTTCCTCGCGTTCACCTCCGGCCCCGGTGGCTTCCGCAAGTTCGTCGCGGTGAAGCAGATCCTCCCCGACATCAAGAAGGACGATCAGTTCGTCAAGATGTTCCTCGACGAGGCGCGCATCACGGCCGCCTTCTCGCACGCGAACATCGGGCAGGTCTTCGACCTGGGCGAAGAGGACGGCGAGCTGTACCTCGCCATGGAGTTCCTGCCCGGCCAGAACCTGGAGCAGGTGGTGAAGATGGCGGCCAAGCGCGACTACGCGCTGCCGCTGGGCTTCAGTGCCCGCGTGGTGCGCGACACCTGCCTGGGCCTGCACTACGCCCACCACTTCATGGATCCGTCCGGCCGTCCGGTGGCGGTGGTGCACCGGGACGTGTCTCCGAAGAACGTGATGATCACCTACGACGGCGTCGTGAAGGTGATCGACTTCGGCATCGCCAAGGCGCGCGGCAAGCTGGGCCGCACGCAGGTGGGCACCGTGAAGGGGACCAGCGGCTACATGTCCCCGGAGCAGGTTCGCGACAAGGGGCTGGACGGCCGCAGCGACCAGTTCTCCACGGGCGTGATGCTGCACGAACTGCTCGTGGGCCAGCGCCTGTTCAACGCGCCGGGCGAGGCCGCCGTGATGATGCAGATCGTGGATGGGGAGATCCCCGTGCCGCGCTCGCTCAACGCGGCGATCCCCGAGGCCCTGGAAGCCGTGGTGCTCAAGTCCCTGTCACGGGATGCCGCGCAGCGCTTCGGGACCTGCCGGGAGATGGCGCGCGCCATCGAAGCCTCGCTGGGCACCGAGCTGTACGACGAAGACCAGATGACCGCCGTCATGGGCGAGCTCTTCGAGGAGAAGCGCCAGAAGACGCGCACCCTCCTGGAGCTGGCCAGCCGCGCCGAGGACGCCCGCGTCAGCGAGGCCGCCGGAGCGCTGCAGTCCGAAGAGGGCAGCGACACGGCCGCCGCCGCGGCCACCGCGCAGGTGAAGTCGCCGCGCGCGGAGGCTTCCTCCCAGGAGCTGGCGCCTTCGTTCCGCCCCACGCCCGTGCGGCGCACGAGCGCTGAGCCGACGACCCCGCCCCGCGCGGGCGCGACCCCGCGTCCTTCCGCCGAAGCCGCGGAGGCCCGGCCCCCGCGCAGCGACACGCCGCCGATGACGCCGCGCGCGCAGCGCCCCGCGGACGCGGCCGCCGTCGCCCGCCCGGTCCGCCCTCCCACCGACGCCGCGCGCGCGAACCGTCCCCGGCCCGTTGCCCGCCCGGAGGCCGCCGAGGCCCGGGCCGCGCCCTCCGACGATGCGTTGCTGGATCCACCCAGCGATCTCCAGACGCAGCGCTTCCGTGCCCGGCCGGCGCGCTCCGGAGCCGGCCCTGGACGCTCCTCGCGCTCTGGAGAGGACGCGTCGGAGTCCGCCCCGGCGCGGGAGGGTTCCGGCTGGCTGGGCAAGGTGGTGCTGCTGCTCATCCTGGGCGGCGTGGGCTACCTGGCGACGCTCGAGCCGGTGCGCCGCCTGTTCATGCCGGCGTTCGAGTCCGCGAAGCTGTGGGTGAAGGCGGAGCTGGATCCGCCGCCGCCCGCGGACCCCGCGAAGGACGGCACGTGGCCGCCGAAGCCCTCCGGTCCGCCGCCGGGCTTCGTGCAGAAGACCGAACCGGAGAAGGCCCCGGAACCGGCCCCCACGCCCGAGCCGGTCGTCGCGGAGGCCCCGCCTGCCGAGGAGTCGAAGAAGCCTGTCGGCAAGGGCGCCCGCAAGCCGAAGGGGAGCCCCGCGGCCGAAACGCCCACGACCGTCGCGGCGAAGACGCCGGCCGCGCCCGTGAAGCCCAAGGCGGAACCCTCGGAGCGCCCCCCGGAGCCCGTCACCACCGTGACGCAGGAGCCGGAGGTCGCGGAGGTGCTGGACACGTCCACCGCCAAGGGCGCCGCGAAGGCGGGCCTGGGCTGGTTGACGCTCTACACGGTGCCCAGGAACGCGGCCGTGTTCGACGGCTCGACCCAACTGGGCACGTCGCCGTTGATCAAGGTCGCCACCCCCGTGGGCACCTACCGTCTGCGCGTGGTGGATCCGCAGGACCCGGGAGGGACGAGCAAGCTGTTGTCCGTTCCCATCCGTCCCGGCGAGGTCACCAAGCTGCAGATTCGACTGGCCGACCTCCCGCCCTACACGGAGTGA
- the glyS gene encoding glycine--tRNA ligase subunit beta produces the protein MARDLLLEVGAEEIPASFIVPALEDLKRVLTERMADARLKHGEVRTFGTPRRLAVLVRDVAEAGEDVTKEVLGPSAKAAFDAQGKPTKAAEKFAEGLKLSVDALGRTTTAKGEYVSARVEEKGRPADAILQDAAHAAVHGINFRKSMRWGDVDTSFARPVQWLVVLLGDTELPVVLGDVKSGRTTQGHRFLAPGPIVLKAPADYESVLEKAHVLADIGKRRASLVQKVTAAAKAAGGQLLEDEALVDQVTNLVELPSPVVGSFDERHLDLPPEVLVQEMKSHQRYFSLLDGQGKLLPRFIAVSNTPVRDEGLSLRGYERVLRARLADGRFFFDEDRKTPLGDRVEKLGRVMWQNQLGTYLEKVERFRSLAGWLAQATGKAGEAATVERAATLSKADLVTGMVGEFPELQGVMGREYARAGGEPDAVALAIAEHYLPRGSEDALPSQDAGALIGLADRLDSLCGIFAIGKAPSGAADPFALRRACLAIIRIVLGRGYRFSLSAAVDEALKLLAPKLANVKRKPGEAAPREQVLEFFRGRLKALWGEQHRTDVVEAVLAVGFDDLVAAKKRLEALSPLVGHSDFQPLAAAFKRVVNIVEKQGKDVAGGQTNPQRFTDEPEKHLHTAFTQARDKVGERVRADDFAGALREITGLKPAVDTFFDKVMVMAEDKDLRENRIRFLTEIGALFNQVADFSKIQAEVAAS, from the coding sequence GTGGCGCGTGATCTGCTCCTGGAAGTCGGTGCCGAGGAGATCCCGGCGTCGTTCATCGTCCCCGCGCTGGAGGACCTCAAGCGCGTGCTCACCGAGCGCATGGCGGACGCGCGCCTGAAGCACGGCGAGGTGCGCACCTTCGGCACGCCGCGCAGGCTCGCGGTGCTGGTGCGCGACGTGGCGGAAGCGGGCGAGGACGTGACGAAGGAGGTGCTGGGGCCCAGCGCCAAGGCCGCCTTCGACGCGCAGGGCAAGCCTACCAAGGCGGCGGAGAAGTTCGCCGAAGGGCTCAAGCTGTCGGTGGACGCGCTCGGCCGCACGACGACCGCCAAGGGCGAGTACGTCTCCGCGCGCGTGGAGGAGAAGGGCCGCCCGGCGGATGCCATCCTCCAGGACGCGGCGCACGCCGCGGTGCACGGCATCAACTTCCGCAAGTCCATGCGCTGGGGGGACGTGGACACGTCCTTCGCGCGCCCGGTGCAGTGGCTGGTGGTGCTCCTGGGCGACACGGAGCTGCCGGTGGTGCTCGGCGACGTGAAGAGCGGGCGGACCACCCAGGGCCACCGCTTCCTCGCGCCCGGCCCCATCGTGCTCAAGGCGCCCGCGGACTACGAGTCCGTGCTGGAGAAGGCGCACGTGCTGGCGGACATCGGCAAGCGCCGCGCGTCGCTCGTGCAGAAGGTGACCGCCGCGGCGAAGGCGGCCGGTGGCCAGCTGCTGGAGGACGAGGCGCTGGTGGACCAGGTGACGAACCTGGTGGAGCTGCCGAGCCCCGTGGTGGGCAGCTTCGACGAGCGCCACCTGGACCTGCCGCCGGAGGTGCTGGTGCAGGAGATGAAGAGCCACCAGCGCTACTTCTCGCTGCTGGACGGGCAGGGGAAGCTGCTGCCGCGCTTCATCGCCGTGTCCAACACGCCGGTGCGCGACGAGGGGCTGTCGCTCCGGGGCTACGAGCGCGTGCTGCGCGCGCGGCTCGCGGACGGGCGCTTCTTCTTCGACGAGGACCGCAAGACGCCGCTGGGCGACCGCGTGGAGAAGCTGGGCCGCGTGATGTGGCAGAACCAGCTGGGCACCTACCTGGAGAAGGTGGAGCGCTTCCGCTCGCTCGCGGGCTGGCTCGCGCAAGCCACGGGCAAGGCAGGGGAGGCGGCCACGGTGGAGCGCGCCGCCACGCTGTCCAAGGCGGACCTCGTCACCGGCATGGTGGGCGAGTTCCCGGAGCTGCAGGGCGTGATGGGCCGCGAGTACGCGCGCGCCGGCGGCGAGCCGGACGCGGTGGCCCTGGCCATCGCCGAGCACTACCTGCCCCGGGGTTCCGAGGACGCGCTGCCGTCCCAGGACGCGGGCGCGCTCATCGGCCTCGCGGACCGGCTGGACTCGCTGTGCGGCATCTTCGCCATCGGCAAGGCGCCGTCGGGCGCGGCGGATCCGTTCGCGCTGCGCCGGGCGTGTCTGGCCATCATCCGCATCGTGCTGGGGCGCGGCTACCGCTTCAGCCTGTCGGCCGCGGTGGACGAAGCGCTCAAGCTGCTGGCGCCGAAGCTGGCCAACGTGAAGCGCAAGCCGGGTGAGGCCGCGCCGCGCGAGCAGGTGCTGGAGTTCTTCCGCGGCCGCCTCAAGGCGCTGTGGGGCGAGCAGCACCGCACGGACGTGGTGGAGGCGGTGCTGGCCGTGGGCTTCGACGACCTGGTGGCCGCGAAGAAGCGCCTGGAGGCGCTGAGCCCGCTGGTGGGCCACTCGGACTTCCAGCCGCTGGCCGCGGCCTTCAAGCGCGTGGTCAACATCGTGGAGAAGCAGGGCAAGGACGTGGCGGGCGGGCAGACCAACCCGCAGCGCTTCACCGACGAGCCGGAGAAGCACCTCCACACCGCCTTCACCCAGGCGCGCGACAAGGTGGGCGAGCGCGTGCGCGCGGACGACTTCGCCGGGGCCCTGCGCGAAATCACCGGCCTGAAGCCCGCCGTGGACACCTTCTTCGACAAGGTGATGGTGATGGCCGAGGACAAGGACCTGCGGGAAAACCGCATCCGGTTCCTCACGGAGATTGGCGCCCTGTTCAACCAGGTCGCGGACTTCTCCAAGATCCAGGCGGAAGTCGCCGCGAGCTGA
- a CDS encoding A24 family peptidase, with protein sequence MTPVQPVLWTILGVALVMAVVTDVLRRIIPNVVTYPLVVLGLGVRGWAEGWGGLHSGVVSGAVAGAGLALLLVPGALRGRMGWGDVKLMAGVGCVLGFPAVLAAAAFISLVGALQAVVTLLWQGAVWDTLAAVARRWAVRAKWMREETLPAPARHIPYGVSIALGTFWAMWWQQQHLG encoded by the coding sequence ATGACACCTGTTCAGCCCGTGCTGTGGACGATTCTGGGAGTGGCCCTGGTGATGGCGGTGGTGACCGACGTGCTGCGCCGGATCATCCCCAACGTCGTGACCTATCCGCTCGTCGTGCTGGGGCTCGGGGTGCGGGGCTGGGCGGAGGGGTGGGGCGGGCTGCATTCGGGGGTGGTGAGCGGGGCGGTCGCGGGCGCGGGGCTGGCGCTGCTGCTGGTTCCCGGCGCGCTGCGCGGGCGCATGGGGTGGGGTGACGTCAAGCTGATGGCGGGCGTGGGCTGTGTGCTGGGGTTCCCGGCGGTGCTCGCGGCGGCGGCCTTCATCTCGTTGGTGGGCGCGCTGCAGGCGGTCGTCACGCTGCTGTGGCAGGGCGCCGTCTGGGACACGCTGGCGGCGGTGGCCCGTCGCTGGGCGGTGCGGGCGAAATGGATGCGCGAGGAAACCTTGCCCGCGCCCGCGCGACACATCCCCTACGGCGTCTCCATCGCGCTCGGGACTTTCTGGGCCATGTGGTGGCAGCAACAACATCTGGGATAG
- a CDS encoding type II and III secretion system protein family protein translates to MSTRFTHAVALGALVTLVASAPALAQEGSTVSLGVGTQKVLTIPGLSRVALGDPSIAEVKTLGTGQLLVTGQTEGKTTLLVWKSSGQRISYLVTVRKQDPNEVISEIKRLLGEIEGVSVRMVGDRIYLDGQAYTTQDADRIEQVVSLYPNVKSFVKIAPNAKKLVAQNLNAAFQKAGLKNVQANVVGATIFLEGSVESQQDLQKAELITKAIGEKVENLLVVGIKRMILSEVQFVEIRRNSRDRYGIKYPTDITGTLSATANLTKALIPSGDAASNLILGATGGSDLSIGFQANDGYGRLLAQPKLVCASGEKAEFLAGGEVPIPLITNTQFTVEYKPYGVILNIRPTADRNGNIQTEVEAEASEIDTSVSVSFGGSSAIPGFRTRKVKTNVTVRHGETIVLSGVFSHDEQKAVAKLPGLGNIPIVGELFKNRAFDSTKRELVIFVTPRIVNPDSDKVRSIIEDVKTRYKQARSEVNFNIFD, encoded by the coding sequence ATGTCCACTCGCTTCACGCACGCCGTAGCGCTTGGCGCCCTCGTCACCCTGGTGGCCAGCGCCCCCGCCCTGGCCCAGGAGGGCAGCACCGTCAGCCTCGGGGTGGGCACGCAGAAGGTCCTCACCATCCCCGGCCTGAGCCGCGTCGCGCTGGGCGACCCGTCCATCGCCGAGGTGAAGACGCTGGGCACCGGGCAGCTGCTCGTCACCGGCCAGACGGAAGGCAAGACGACGCTGCTCGTCTGGAAGTCGTCGGGCCAGCGCATCAGCTACCTGGTGACGGTCCGCAAGCAGGACCCCAACGAGGTCATCTCCGAGATCAAGCGCCTGCTGGGCGAAATCGAAGGCGTCTCCGTCCGCATGGTGGGTGATCGCATCTACCTGGACGGTCAGGCCTACACCACGCAGGACGCGGACCGCATCGAGCAGGTGGTGAGCCTCTACCCGAACGTGAAGTCGTTCGTGAAGATCGCCCCCAACGCCAAGAAGCTGGTCGCGCAGAACCTGAACGCGGCCTTCCAGAAGGCGGGCCTGAAGAACGTGCAGGCCAACGTGGTGGGCGCGACCATCTTCCTGGAGGGCTCCGTGGAGAGCCAGCAGGACCTGCAGAAGGCGGAGCTCATCACCAAGGCCATTGGCGAGAAGGTGGAGAACCTGCTCGTCGTCGGCATCAAGCGGATGATCCTCTCCGAGGTGCAGTTCGTCGAAATCCGCCGCAACAGCCGCGATCGCTACGGCATCAAGTACCCCACCGACATCACCGGCACGCTCAGCGCGACGGCGAACCTCACCAAGGCGCTCATCCCGTCGGGTGACGCGGCCTCCAACCTCATCCTGGGCGCGACGGGCGGGTCGGACCTGTCCATCGGCTTCCAGGCCAACGACGGCTACGGCCGCCTGCTGGCGCAGCCCAAGCTGGTGTGCGCGAGCGGTGAGAAGGCGGAGTTCCTGGCCGGCGGCGAGGTGCCCATCCCGCTCATCACCAACACGCAGTTCACGGTGGAGTACAAGCCCTACGGCGTCATCCTGAACATCCGCCCCACCGCGGACCGCAACGGCAACATCCAGACGGAGGTGGAGGCGGAGGCCTCTGAAATCGACACGTCCGTGTCGGTGTCCTTCGGTGGTTCGTCCGCCATCCCCGGCTTCCGCACCCGCAAGGTGAAGACGAACGTCACCGTGCGCCACGGTGAGACCATCGTGCTGTCGGGCGTGTTCAGCCACGACGAGCAGAAGGCCGTCGCGAAGCTGCCGGGCCTGGGCAACATCCCCATCGTGGGCGAGCTGTTCAAGAACCGCGCGTTCGACTCCACCAAGCGCGAGCTGGTGATCTTCGTCACCCCGCGCATCGTGAACCCGGACTCCGACAAGGTCCGCAGCATCATCGAGGACGTGAAGACCCGCTACAAGCAGGCCCGCTCCGAGGTGAACTTCAACATCTTCGACTGA